From Carettochelys insculpta isolate YL-2023 chromosome 3, ASM3395843v1, whole genome shotgun sequence, a single genomic window includes:
- the RNF146 gene encoding E3 ubiquitin-protein ligase RNF146, which translates to MAGCGEIDHTINMLPTNRKANEACSNATPSLTVPECAICLQTCVHPVSLPCKHVFCYLCVKGASWLGKRCALCRQEIPEDFLDKPTLLSPEELKVASRGNGEYAWYYEGRNGWWQYDERTSRELEDAFSKGKKSTEMLIAGFLYVADLENMVQYRRNEHGRRRKIKRDIIDIPKKGVAGLRLDCDSSTVNLGRESSADGADSTLALGAAAVQPLASVSARPLTSLDGQLTSPATPSPDASASLENSFAHLQINGDSLAERSHGGEGEEDHESSSSGRVPVPDTSVEETESDDSSDSEDVYAQLQQHTSSAQQRHLNVNASQSVIERPVAGGGAVNTSVRSRRPDGQCTVTEV; encoded by the coding sequence ATGGCTGGCTGTGGTGAAATCGATCACACAATCAACATGCTTCCCACTAACAGGAAGGCAAATGAGGCGTGTTCCAATGCAACACCTTCCCTGACAGTCCCTGAATGTGCTATCTGTCTGCAAACATGTGTCCACCCAGTGAGTCTGCCTTGTAAGCATGTTTTCTGCTATCTGTGTGTGAAGGGTGCTTCCTGGCTTGGAAAACGATGTGCACTATGTCGGCAGGAGATTCCTGAGGACTTTCTTGACAAGCCAACCTTACTATCACCAGAGGAACTCAAAGTGGCCAGCAGAGGCAATGGGGAATATGCTTGGTACTATGAAGGTAGAAATGGTTGGTGGCAATATGATGAACGTACCAGTAGGGAGCTGGAAGATGCCTTTTCCAAAGGTAAAAAGAGCACTGAAATGTTAATTGCTGGGTTTTTGTATGTAGCAGATCTCGAAAACATGGTTCAGTATAGGCGAAATGAGCATGGACGTCGCAGAAAAATAAAACGGGACATAATAGATATACCAAAGAAGGGAGTGGCCGGGCTTAGGTTGGACTGTGACTCTAGCACTGTCAATCTAGGAAGAGAGAGTTCTGCTGATGGCGCAGACAGTACAttggctctgggggctgctgctgtgcagcCTCTAGCATCCGTTTCTGCTAGACCCCTAACTTCACTAGATGGTCAGCTGACAAGTCCTGCAACGCCATCACCTGATGCAAGCGCTTCTTTAGAGAACTCTTTTGCCCACTTACAAATAAACGGAGACAGCCTGGCTGAAAGAAgtcatgggggagagggagaggaagaccATGAGTCATCGTCTTCTGGTAGGGTGCCAGTCCCTGACACCTCCGTTGAGGAAACCGAATCGGATGATAGCAGCGATAGTGAGGATGTGTATGCTCAACTTCAGCAACACACGTCCTCTGCCCAGCAAAGACACTTGAATGTGAATGCAAGCCAATCAGTAATAGAGAGACCagtggcagggggcggggcagtaAACACCAGTGTCAGATCTAGAAGGCCTGATGGACAGTGCACAGTAACTGAAGTTTAA